Proteins encoded together in one Sceloporus undulatus isolate JIND9_A2432 ecotype Alabama chromosome 4, SceUnd_v1.1, whole genome shotgun sequence window:
- the LOC121928572 gene encoding protein ABHD16B-like — translation MCFKIKGCLMIKDSNLFKKWPVEYRWDEPQGSESTFNACCSRTTVNPNSNIATTSHDEGVKDRRTSIFDTMRHHSSKCARYMLAHSIGRCLLYPGSVCLFNRIPLSLVVHGRMRLIEEFNGKRAKLIARDGNEIDTMFVDRRKKKTLENRRMKLVICCEGNGSFYEVGCIFTPLKAGYSVLGWNHPGFARSTGKPYPQNDINAMDVVLQYAVRRLHFTLPDIVIYGYSLGSYTATWAAMTYPELGALVLDASFDSLLPLAMKVIAESWKNLVLQTVIEHFNLNVAEMLCRYQGPVLLIRRTLDEVTSTQFDPETDLPIARTNRANELLLQLLRSRYPKVIAEEEEAVYHWLGADCPHMEILIYKFFYKVDEEWCLQILNSYKASLGLNTAFPWKVGEGLTPIQKRELALFLAKKHLKNVETTHGRTLPPDEFEMPWKL, via the coding sequence ATGTGTTTCAAAATCAAAGGATGCCTGATGATCAAGGACAGCAATTTATTCAAGAAATGGCCAGTGGAATATCGTTGGGATGAGCCCCAGGGCAGCGAGAGTACCTTCAATGCTTGTTGCAGCAGAACCACTGTCAACCCCAACAGCAACATCGCAACAACCTCCCATGATGAAGGGGTGAAAGACAGGAGGACTAGCATCTTCGACACCATGAGGCATCACTCTAGCAAATGTGCCAGATACATGTTAGCACATTCCATTGGCCGCTGCCTGCTTTACCCTGGCTCGGTATGCCTCTTTAACAGAATCCCTCTGTCTTTAGTAGTGCATGGCCGGATGCGTCTCATTGAGGAATTTAATGGGAAACGGGCCAAGCTGATCGCTCGTGATGGTAATGAGATTGATACCATGTTTGtggacaggaggaagaagaaaacactgGAAAACAGGAGGATGAAGTTGGTGATCTGCTGTGAAGGGAATGGCAGTTTCTATGAAGTGGGCTGCATTTTCACACCCCTGAAGGCCGGCTACTCCGTTCTCGGGTGGAACCACCCTGGCTTTGCAAGAAGCACAGGGAAGCCCTACCCTCAGAATGACATCAATGCCATGGACGTCGTCCTCCAGTATGCTGTCCGCCGCCTGCATTTCACTCTGCCAGACATCGTCATCTATGGTTATTCCTTAGGTAGCTACACAGCCACATGGGCAGCCATGACTTACCCAGAGCTGGGTGCTTTGGTGCTAGATGCCTCTTTTGACAGCTTACTCCCTTTAGCCATGAAAGTGATCGCAGAGAGTTGGAAGAACCTGGTGCTGCAGACGGTGATAGAGCACTTCAACCTCAACGTAGCTGAAATGCTGTGCAGGTACCAGGGACCAGTGTTGCTGATCCGGAGGACTCTGGACGAAGTCACCAGCACCCAGTTCGATCCAGAGACTGATCTCCCCATCGCCCGAACAAACCGAGCCAATGAACTGCTCTTGCAGCTATTGCGGTCCCGCTATCCCAAAGTCattgcagaggaagaggaagctgTGTACCATTGGCTGGGAGCCGACTGCCCTCATATGGAAATCCTCATCTATAAATTTTTCTATAAGGTTGATGAAGAGTGGTGCCTCCAAATACTTAACAGCTACAAAGCCAGCCTTGGATTGAACACTGCCTTCCCATGGAAAGTGGGGGAAGGCCTGACGCCCATCCAGAAGCGGGAGTTGGCTTTGTTCCTGGCCAAGAAGCACCTGAAGAACGTCGAGACAACACATGGAAGAACTTTGCCACCGGATGAATTTGAGATGCCCTGGAAGCTCTAG